The proteins below are encoded in one region of Bacteroides uniformis:
- a CDS encoding RagB/SusD family nutrient uptake outer membrane protein → MMKKYSLYILFLMGLGAMAGSCTNLDEKIYDRLVDNNFYKNEKDIIAAITPVYTDYRGLLEWRKWWDFEETTDVAVTPRAAWFDGGIYIRLHKHTWKPEDPHFSDLWGQAYGGISNCNRVIYQLDNLDFEVTGKESVIAELEVARAYWYYILCEAFGNVPIVDRFDVPEGFLPETSSREEVFAFIENSIKNNVDKLSDDTKTYYGRFNKWNAKMLLARLYLNAESWIGKNMYTECMALCTEIMNSNKYALENDYSAPFYAQNEGSQEIIFAYPADEVKTGSTIYMALQKTLHPSNVKTFNLQTWLDNGVCAVPTFIDTYEEGDKRLPKTWRMGQQYGSDGSILYCTGLVPGWEGKPLIYTKEVSNLENGGEAEGYRCGKYEIKMGTSRALDNDWVAMRYAEVYLMKAECILRTNGNAEEAAQLVNEVRKRAFDGDNKLSGADLLKTTNVNGVPVRFGILLDEWGREFALEGLRRSQLIRFDNNYTKGEWTFHEPSKETYLNLFPIPLSEIQANNKLEQNEGYK, encoded by the coding sequence ATGATGAAAAAATATAGTTTATATATATTGTTCCTGATGGGGTTGGGGGCAATGGCTGGTTCTTGCACAAATCTTGATGAGAAAATCTATGATAGGTTGGTAGACAACAACTTCTATAAAAATGAAAAAGATATCATTGCTGCCATTACACCGGTATATACGGATTATAGAGGACTTCTGGAATGGCGTAAGTGGTGGGACTTTGAAGAAACGACTGATGTGGCCGTAACACCGCGAGCAGCTTGGTTTGACGGAGGAATCTATATACGTCTGCATAAGCATACATGGAAACCGGAAGATCCCCATTTCTCAGATCTTTGGGGACAGGCCTACGGAGGAATCAGTAATTGTAATCGGGTAATTTATCAGCTTGACAATTTGGATTTCGAAGTTACTGGTAAGGAAAGTGTAATAGCTGAGTTGGAGGTAGCCCGTGCTTATTGGTATTACATACTATGTGAGGCTTTCGGTAATGTACCTATTGTAGACCGGTTTGATGTTCCGGAAGGTTTCTTGCCGGAAACCAGTAGCCGCGAAGAGGTGTTTGCATTTATAGAGAATAGTATAAAAAATAATGTTGATAAGCTGAGTGACGATACAAAGACTTACTATGGCAGATTCAATAAATGGAATGCCAAGATGTTACTGGCACGTCTTTATTTGAATGCAGAGTCATGGATAGGGAAGAATATGTATACGGAATGCATGGCACTTTGTACAGAAATAATGAACTCCAATAAATATGCCTTGGAGAATGATTATAGTGCACCTTTCTATGCCCAGAATGAAGGCTCCCAAGAGATTATATTTGCTTATCCGGCAGATGAGGTGAAGACTGGAAGTACCATTTACATGGCTTTGCAGAAAACTCTTCATCCTTCAAATGTAAAAACCTTTAATTTGCAGACATGGTTGGATAATGGGGTGTGTGCTGTTCCTACTTTTATAGATACTTATGAGGAAGGCGATAAGCGTTTACCGAAAACCTGGAGAATGGGGCAGCAGTATGGCAGTGACGGGTCTATCTTATATTGCACTGGACTTGTTCCTGGTTGGGAAGGAAAACCCTTGATTTATACAAAGGAAGTCAGCAATCTTGAAAATGGAGGAGAGGCTGAAGGTTACCGTTGCGGTAAGTATGAAATTAAAATGGGAACCTCGCGTGCGTTGGATAATGATTGGGTGGCTATGCGTTATGCAGAGGTTTACTTGATGAAAGCTGAGTGTATTTTACGTACAAATGGCAATGCGGAAGAAGCGGCACAGTTAGTCAATGAAGTACGGAAACGTGCTTTTGACGGTGACAACAAACTCTCTGGAGCTGATTTGTTGAAAACAACTAATGTAAATGGTGTTCCTGTACGTTTTGGAATTTTATTGGATGAATGGGGCCGGGAATTTGCTTTGGAAGGTTTGAGGCGTAGCCAATTGATACGTTTTGATAATAATTATACAAAAGGAGAATGGACTTTTCACGAACCTTCTAAAGAAACTTATTTAAACTTATTTCCTATTCCTTTGTCAGAGATACAAGCTAATAATAAATTGGAACAAAATGAGGGGTATAAATAG